GTGCGCGAGCCCCGCGAGCACCTCGTACGTCGTCGCCGACCAGGCCGTCACCCGGTCCTGCGGGGCGGCGCGGTAGGGGTACCAGAGCGCGGCCGCGACCGCGGAGGTCGTCTCCAGCGGCAGGTCGCGGGCGACCACGTCGACGCGGTGCCCGGCCTCGAGCAGCCGAACCGCGCAGGTCAGCCCGACGACCCCTGCCCCGACCACGATGACCCGCCGCATGGCGGTGAGTCTGCCAGTCTCAGGCGCCGGCCTGGCGCGGCGCGGTCGGGTCCTCGCCCTCCGCGCCGTGCTCGCGGGCGACGTACTCCTCGATGTCCTCGACGTCGTCGCGGTTGCGGCCGACCACGGCGAGCAGGTCGCTCATCGTGGCGACCTCCTCGACCTGCTCCTTGATGAACCACTGCATGAACTGCTCGGAGGCGAAGTCGTGCTCCTCGCGCGCGATCCGCAGCAGGCCGTTGATCTGGTCGGTCACGGTGCGCTCCTGGGCGAGCGCGAGCTCGACCGGCGCCACCACGTCGGGGAAGACCGACGTCGGCGCGGGCACCGCCGGGATGGTGACCGGCTCGTCGGTGTCGAGGAGGTACTGGACCATCATCATCGCGTGGCCCCGCTCCTCGAGCGCCTGGGCGTAGAAGAAGGCCGCCATCCGCGGCATGGTGAGCGCGTCGTAGTGGATCGCGCACGCGAGGTACTGGTGGTGCGCGGCGAGCTCGTTGCCGATCTGGACGTTGAGCTGGTCGACGAAGCGGGGGGCGGGCATGGGGGCTCCTGGGGCTGCTGGTGGCTGCGGGTGACTCGAGGGGTGCGCGGCGCGTCAGGCCGCGATCTTCTTCTTCGACTTCTTGCCACGCGAGCGCTCGAGCTCGGCCGTGGTCACGAGCCGGCGCTTGTGCACGGTGTAGCCCTCGGGCAGGGTGCCCTCCTTGAGCATGCGCAGCGGGCAGCGCTTGCACTTCGGTGTGTCCTCGCAGCACTTCTTCTTGGGCAGGCGGGCGACCTCGTCGCCCGCGCCCTTGCGCTTGTCCCTGGCCTTCTTGCCCACGGCCGGGACGATAGCAGGAACACTTAGGACAGCCTAACCTCAGTCCAGGTCGTGGGCCGCGCGGATCACGTCGACGATGCCACCCATGATCTCGGTGAGGCCGTAGTCCTTGGGCGTGTAGACGGCCGCCACGCCGAGCTCGCGCAGCCGGCGGCCGTCGGCGTCGGGGATGATCCCGCCGACGATGACCGGAATGTCGCCCAGGCCGGCCTCGGCGAGGCCCTCGAGCACGTCGGGCACGAGCTCCATGTGGGAGCCCGACAGGATCGACAGCCCGATGCAGTGCACGTCCTCGGCCACGGCCGCGGCCACGATCTGCGCCGGCGTGAGCCGGATGCCTTGATAGACGACCTCGAAGCCGGCGTCGCGGGCGCGCACCGCGACCTGCTCGGCCCCGTTGGAGTGCCCGTCGAGGCCCGGCTTGCCGACCAGCAGCCGCAGCCGACCGCCCAGCTCCTCGCCGGTGGCCCGCACCCGCTCGCGCACCGCGGCGAGCTCGGCACCCGCCTCAGCGGCGACGGCACCGGACACGCCGGTCGGGCCGCGGTACTCGCCGAACACCTCGCGCAGGGTCGCCGCCCACTCCCCCGTGGTCGCCCCGGCCCGGGCCGCGACCAGCGTCGGCGCCATCAGGTTCTCGTCGGTCTTCGCAGCCGCGGCCAGCGCGGCGAGGGCCTCGGCCACCTCGGCCTCGTCCCGGCCGGCCTTCCACGCCTCGACGCTCGCGCGCGCGGTGCGCTCGGCCTCGGGGTCGGCGGCCATGATCGCCCCGTCGAGGTCGGCGGTCAGCGGGGACGGCTCGGTCGTCTCGAACTTGTTGACCCCGACGATGACCTCCTCGCCCGACTCGATCCGCGCCCGGCGGGCGGCGTGGGAGGACACCAGCTCGGACTTCATGTAGTCGACGGCCGCGATCGCACCGCCCATGTCCTGCACCCGCTCGATCTCGGCCTTCGCGCCGGCGACCAGCTCGGCGACCTTGGCCTCGATGACGTGGGAGCCCTCGAAGATGTCGTCGTACTCCAGCAGGTCGGACTCGAAGGCCAGCACCTGCTGCAGGCGCAGCGACCACTGCTGGTCCCACGGTCGCGGCAGGCCGAGCGCCTCGTTCCACGCGGGCAGCTGGAGGGCGCGGGCGCGGGCGTCCTTCGACAGCGTCACGCCGAGCATCTCCAGCACGATGCGCTGCACGTTGTTCTCGGGCTGGGCCTCGGTCAGGCCGAGCGAGTTGACCTGCACGCCGTAGCGGAAGCGGCGCATCTTCGGGTCCTGGACGCCGTA
This region of Nocardioides palaemonis genomic DNA includes:
- a CDS encoding protein meaA, translated to MTESGHTDRTAAERPAKDRPWVMRTYAGHSTAEASNALYRTNLAKGQTGLSVAFDLPTQTGYDPDSPLSRGEVGKVGVPVPHLGEMRTLFTDIPLTSMNTSMTINAVAMWMLAMYQVVAEEQNPDLSPEEVAEQLAGTTQNDIIKEYLSRGTYAFPPEASMRLIADMIAYTVHRIPKWNPINICSYHLQEAGATPVQELAYALSTAIAVLDRVKESGQVSEDDFEKVVGRISFFVNAGVRFIEETCKMRAFVQLWDEIARDRYGVQDPKMRRFRYGVQVNSLGLTEAQPENNVQRIVLEMLGVTLSKDARARALQLPAWNEALGLPRPWDQQWSLRLQQVLAFESDLLEYDDIFEGSHVIEAKVAELVAGAKAEIERVQDMGGAIAAVDYMKSELVSSHAARRARIESGEEVIVGVNKFETTEPSPLTADLDGAIMAADPEAERTARASVEAWKAGRDEAEVAEALAALAAAAKTDENLMAPTLVAARAGATTGEWAATLREVFGEYRGPTGVSGAVAAEAGAELAAVRERVRATGEELGGRLRLLVGKPGLDGHSNGAEQVAVRARDAGFEVVYQGIRLTPAQIVAAAVAEDVHCIGLSILSGSHMELVPDVLEGLAEAGLGDIPVIVGGIIPDADGRRLRELGVAAVYTPKDYGLTEIMGGIVDVIRAAHDLD
- a CDS encoding ferritin; this translates as MPAPRFVDQLNVQIGNELAAHHQYLACAIHYDALTMPRMAAFFYAQALEERGHAMMMVQYLLDTDEPVTIPAVPAPTSVFPDVVAPVELALAQERTVTDQINGLLRIAREEHDFASEQFMQWFIKEQVEEVATMSDLLAVVGRNRDDVEDIEEYVAREHGAEGEDPTAPRQAGA